In Dysidea avara chromosome 3, odDysAvar1.4, whole genome shotgun sequence, a single window of DNA contains:
- the LOC136249826 gene encoding CXXC-type zinc finger protein 1-like: MDWEQSYQDISDDDAFSVDSSRGTSDGSREATPCPSVKIDSPNAEMIDVLSDQEAEDDMDTSFTLEKESTVTRQDDDTLLSNITEENDKDTNEPLYCICRCPAGKGFMILCEECREWFHGECINITRVKSATIKKYYCKECRSANSSLKIVYKQEKKRKAQAEVSDSKKPKRSSRMCGTCKACCTVEDCGVCVFCKDMKKFGGPGKRRQKCLRRQCEVYSKHIITSRFVQDNLDDDDDLIARLGRPPPASRKNADGIPTLPSGHTSAILNLKTKKLSGRPKTKKPLQAPIKRKKGSVLVSLNRFSSSSRRHRSRIEPDVNLPPTQCHGPNCTYASRPHSKYCSEECGIQLALSRIKTFLPEAKKAFHQGGEPVATKLDLQKLESLEQEQQTIKAKLEELDCHTKVLDNHISKVAKVKPVADVLVAAADSETEEDTIHCATCGMQVSLKKAILHMEKCFMKLEGNVSFGGVVKNEGTNIFCDKYDPVQNTYCKRLRVLCPEHTKEPKVGPNDVCGCPAKWDPAVKEHPVFCRQSKRSCTKHYCWEKLYHAELDQEKLNQWLKLEDLNEQIRMIQWQTNYRGSLLAMMLHSTIIHDKQ; encoded by the exons ATGGATTGGGAGCAGTCTTATCAAGATATTTCAGACGACGATGCTTTCAGTGTAGACAGCAGCAGGGGAACGAGTGATGGATCAAGAGAAGCTACGCCTTGTCCCAGTGTAAAGATTGATAGCCCGAACGCCGAAATGATTGATGTGTTGAGCGACCAAGAAGCGGAGGACGACATGGACACCTCGTTTACACTTGAAAAAGAATCAACTGTAACTCGCCAAGATGACGATACTTTGCTTTCTAACATTACGGAGGAAAATGACAAAGATACCAACGAACCTCTTTATTGTATTTGTAGATGTCCGGCCGGTAAGGGTTTTATGATATTATGCGAAGAGTGTAGGGAGTGGTTCCATGGTGAATGTATTAACATAACACGAGTCAAATCAGCTACCATCAAGAAGTATTACTGCAAGGAGTGTCGCAGCGCCAACTCTTCGTTAAAGATAGTTTACAAACAGGAGAAGAAGAGAAAAGCACAAGCAGAAGTTTCAGATTCAAAGAAGCCGAAACGTTCCTCACGAATGTGTGGCACATGTAAAGCTTGCTGTACAGTAGAGGACTGTGGTGTGTGTGTCTTTTGTAAGGACATGAAAAAGTTTGGTGGGCCAGGAAAACGCCGTCAAAAGTGCCTTCGTCGTCAGTGTGAGGTTTACTCCAAGCATATAATCACTTCAAGATTTGTCCAAGACAatcttgatgatgatgatgatcttaTTGCTCGGTTAGGAAGGCCTCCACCAGCTTCTAGAAAAAATGCAGATGGTATTCCAACGCTTCCATCTGGTCACACCTCAGCTATACTGAATCTtaaaactaagaaactttctgGTCGACCGAAAACAAAGAAACCCTTACAAGCTCCGATTAAAAGAAAGAAGGGATCAGTTTTGGTGTCGTTAAATCGATTCAGTTCTTCATCTCGGAGACATCGTAGTAGGATAGAACCTGATGTTAACCTCCCACCCACACAATGTCATGGTCCTAATTGCACCTATGCTTCTCGTCCTCATTCAAAATATTGTAGTGAAGAGTGTGGTATTCAGCTGGCCCTCAG CCGTATAAAGACTTTCCTTCCTGAAGCAAAGAAAGCATTCCACCAGGGTGGAGAACCAGTGGCTACAAAGTTGGATCTACAAAAGTTGGAATCACTAGAGCAAGAACAACAG ACTATCAAGGCTAAGTTAGAAGAGCTGGATTGTCATACTAAAGTGCTGGATAATCACATCTCTAAGGTGGCTAAGGTCAAACCGGTTGCTGATGTTTTG GTAGCAGCGGCTGATAGTGAGACTGAAGAAGACACCATTCACTGTGCCACTTGTGGTATGCAGGTGAGTTTGAAGAAGGCCATACTACACATGGAGAAATGTTTTATGAAG TTGGAGGGAAATGTTTCATTTGGTGGTGTCGTCAAGAATGAAGG GACTAACATATTTTGTGACAAATATGACCCGGTACAGAACACATACTGCAAACGTTTGCGAGTGCTGTGCCCTGAACATACCAAAGAGCCTAAG GTTGGTCCCAATGATGTGTGTGGGTGTCCGGCCAAGTGGGACCCAGCTGTTAAGGAACACCCTGTATTCTGCCGTCAGTCAAAACGATCTTGCACCAAACACTATTGCTGGGAAAAGCTCTACCACGCCGAGCTTGACCAGGAAAAACTCAACCAG TGGCTGAAGTTGGAGGACCTGAATGAGCAGATACGTATGATTCAGTGGCAGACAAATTATCGAGGATCCTTGTTGGCTATGATGCTTCACTCAACCATTATACATGATAAACAGTAG
- the LOC136249830 gene encoding ADP-ribosylation factor-like protein 6-interacting protein 4, translating into MDSGSSKRKRAEDDSSDSSRSSSEERLPPKKRKKHHDRKKHKKEKKKKKRSSKTTRKDKKKQSHKSPKPEDVIISQVHHVTSNSPTQRSLGPMTKEQYDKKQSTIRRVFDEDTGRHRLIRGDGEVVEEIVSKQRQQQINKAATAGDGASFQSGLTKFYHK; encoded by the exons ATGGATTCTGGCAGTAGTAAAAGAAAACGAGCTGAAGACGATTCTTCTGATAGTAGCAGAAGCAGCTCAGAAGAGAGGCTACCCCCTAAAAAGCGCAAAAAACATCACGACCGGAAAAAGCACAAGAAggagaaaaagaagaaaaagagaaGTAGCAAGACAACTAGAAAGGATAAAAAGAAACAGTCACATAAATCACCTAAACCAGAAGATGTTATAA TATCACAAGTGCACCACGTGACTTCTAATTCGCCTACACAAAG GTCACTAGGTCCAATGACTAAGGAGCAATATGATAAGAAACAGTCCACAATAAGAAGAGTATTTGATGAAGACACTGGTAGACACAG GTTGATCAGAGGAGATGGTGAAGTTGTGGAGGAGATAGTGAGTAAGCAGCGTCAACAGCAGATCAACAAG GCTGCCACAGCAGGAGATGGAGCATCATTCCAGTCTGGACTGACAAAGTTCTATCATAAATAA
- the LOC136249831 gene encoding phospholipid-transporting ATPase ABCA3-like, with protein sequence MGCSGGCGRSCRQFYLLMWKNFLLQIRRPIGTIFELVLPVFAIVVVIGIRYAFFDTVDNCFVTFEPDTLQLPPTNTTIFYAPNNADAVGVMRLLERRFPQATLLAHATESDMITSLKEWRRDYVDQFSNSDDVDTDRIVRFDSCVNGYGIVFDNLNGSKLRYTIRPAHEVEGEEGDITWDTDIAQPRFQVPGPRVSPNLYLSEGFLHIQNLVGMSIIEWTVKKNDPLYPFNEIPVNTKQFPYPPHTRNPYLEQLEQFMPLLLVLSLIWPAGIFVWELVSEKQTRIRESMKMMGLSQFILWLTWYIKQLMFLFVTVLIMTILMKIFVFVESDFILLLIYMFLFINCLIAQGFLVSVFFSRAILGLLFGFLLWFIAFVPYFFIQDRYEQLSTGEKIGACFLSNTCMGLGVNVLSTLEIREEGVQWDNFGKALSADDDFNLLAVYGMFILDFFLYMIIAWYIDAVFPGEYGIPKPFYFVFLPSYWLGRPVVSQRTIDTDSALEMQLTADRNAHEQEPSDLQCGISITGLTKVYKAAVGKKVAVDNLNLNMYQDQITVLLGHNGAGKTTTMSMLVGLFPPTSGDAIINGYSILTDIDGVRESLGLCPQHNVLFGRLTVREHLSFFARLKGMTGQAVREEVNSMINDLQLVDKTNQKSASLSGGQKRKLSVGIALVAGSQFVILDEPTSGMDPYARRATWDLLTKHKQGRTILLTTHFMDEADLLGDRIAIMAEGQLRCSGSSLFLKSKYGVGYHMVVTKESYCNSAAVIQCVTSTVRGGEMVTDVGAELSFVLPSEAAPYFPALFDTLEARKRELGISGFGISVTTMEEVFIKVGEGSNMEHSKFGPASTSEEPPVSQNGMSVNHKNSTSSESYPLVDRNQEFEPTAFGPSEGGVPVFDQNFDLNTGIILWMQQFYGLLVKRFLHSIRNWRAIITQLVVPIIFILLGLILVHTVPGTDSPDESRSLNIPDSALEDDIIAFYAELGSGDPIFTNTRESEYRRAIGATELRDITANVEGLVNETRNRVLGFMDDCCNYTYQILDTFCASQNFNELEITCRGRNFGYSRCSKCLRCQETTLPSEHLATCSYPRTRGTVHYEDTPFCPYPPSIPITESLPIEADDSQPLDFMTYYVDEHLLHLSDGRVDTTEFFRRYMAGFVISKRESAVSHCASKHVRDMNNDVVDTRDLMCYMLSVNPVVQNESFFFDSVARQNMIDSDNECLSYQDAVQCASFSLIDQPRSVYPNCSNAMLIGTNFVPSDDTFDASLVEASFRVDGAVRQASDTHEVDQQDLVGRQYATIRNTEITGATIYYNNQPFHMPAAALNAFHTIYLRHLLQDSGATDTGYTITVNNHPLPRTDDGLVDSAEQNFLGFALSILVMFGLAFLAASFILYPVAENSSKAKHIQFVSGVHITSFWMSAYLWDLINAFVPIIAAVILFAAFPIDSYRENLGAVFLLFFFFCWSSIPLVYVLSFIFTVAPVAFAITVLMYFFSALISLLVVFFLNEDDSEIAHYILITLPSYAFAEAIGQIHTNFVIKEACELSGGVCEARGLLYTDNIFDLKYPGIGANFLSMALGGAVFFVITLLLEQRFFLHKIVRLCITQSATKAVVCAHDDSDVAQEKNRMNSGALSNDLIQLKNLNKVYGGYLSGCQYHVGTHAVKGLNLGIPKGECFGLLGVNGAGKTTTFNMLTGDTIPSSGTALIAGYDIVSDIRKVQQHIGYCPQFDALIDDMTGYELLWLYARLRGIPEGKIREAVDAEIKRLDLLKYAKNQCGTYSGGNKRKLSTAVALVGSPQIVLLDEPTTGMDPATRRHLWDALITVIKAGKSIVLTSHSMEECEALCTRLAIMVNGEFKCLGGIQHLKTKFGKGVTLQVKIGSPDDFIGAVTESVLTRGGSVRQQLGRPQSPTVGYSPSQGDSVSVVTNGLPIQLQNFMNFIENTFERATLVEHHLGSITYQLEGQNLSWSHIFRVLEQNRQNLLIVDYNVSQTTLEQVFINFAKDQLFD encoded by the exons ATACGTCGACCAATTGGAACAATATTTGAACTTGTACTACCAGTCTTTGCAATAGTAGTAGTGATTGGTATCAG GTATGCATTTTTTGACACAGTAGACAACTGCTTTG TCACTTTTGAACCTGATACACTTCAGTTACCTCCCACAAACACTACAATATTCTATGCTCCTAACAATGCAG ATGCTGTTGGAGTGATGAGGCTATTGGAGAGACGGTTCCCACAAGCCACACTGTTAGCACATGCTACAGAAAGTGACATGATTACCTCCCTCAAGGAGTGGAGAAGAGATTATGTTGATCAGTTTAGTAACAGTGATGATGTTGACACTGACAGGATAGTACGATTTGATAGTTGTGTTAATGGATATG GCATTGTATTTGACAATCTTAATGGCAGTAAACTCCGATACACCATTAGACCAGCACATGAAGTGGAAGGTGAAGAAGGTGACATAACATGGGATACTGATATTGCTCAGCCGAGATTCCAAGTTCCTGGACCAAGAGTCTCCCCTAA CCTCTACTTGAGTGAAGGCTTTCTTCATATACAAAACTTGGTTGGAATGTCAATCATAGAATGGACTGTTAAAAAAAATGATCCACTTTATCCCTTTAATGAAATTCCAGTCAACACAAAA caatttCCTTACCCACCTCATACACGAAATCCATACTTGGAACAACTGGAGCAGTTCATGCCACTATTGTTGGTACTGAGTTTAATATGGCCAGCAGGAATATTTGTTTGG GAACTGGTCTCAGAGAAGCAAACAAGAATTCGTGAGTCAATGAAGATGATGGGATTATCCCAGTTTATATTATGGCTCACCTGGTACATCAAACAGTTGATGTTTTTATTTGTAACTGTTTTAATAATGACTATACTGATGAAg ATTTTCGTATTTGTTGAAAGTGACTTTATTCTACTTTTGATATACATGTTCCTGTTCATCAACTGTCTTATAGCCCAAGGCTTCCTTGTTAG TGTATTTTTTTCAAGAGCTATTCTTGGGTTACTGTTTGGATTTCTTCTATGGTTTATAGCCTTTGTTCCTTATTTCTTCATTCAAGATCGTTACGAGCAACTAAGCAC TGGAGAAAAGATAGGGGCTTGTTTTCTGTCCAACACTTGTATGGGATTGGGAGTGAATGTGCTATCAACGTTGGAGATCAGAGAAGAAGGAGTGCAGTGGGATAATTTTGGGAAAGCTTTGTCTGCAGATGATGATTTTAACTTGTTGGCAGTATATGGGATGTTCATCTTAGATTTCTTTCTCTATATGATCATTGCATG GTATATTGATGCAGTGTTTCCAGGAGAGTATGGTATTCCCAAACCATTTTATTTCGTTTTCCTACCATCCTACTGGCTGGGTAGACCAGTTGTATCACAAAGAACAATTGATACCGATTCTGCCCTAGAG ATGCAATTAACTGCTGATCGAAATGCACATGAACAAGAGCCATCAGATCTGCAATGTGGTATCAGTATTACAGGACTGACTAAAGTTTACAAG GCTGCAGTTGGGAAAAAGGTTGCAGTGGATAATTTGAACCTGAACATGTACCAAGATCAGATCACTGTATTGTTGGGTCATAATGGAGCTGGAAAGACCACAACAATGTCCATGCTAGTGGGACTGTTCCCTCCCACCAGTGGTGATGCCATCATCAATGGGTACAGCATCCTCACTGACATTGATGGAGTCAGAGAGAGTCTTGGACTGTGTCCACAACACAATGTTTTGTTTGGTAGATTAACAGTGAGAGAACACCTGTCCTTCTTTGCCCGGTTGAAG GGAATGACTGGCCAAGCTGTTAGAGAAGAAGTAAACTCCATGATTAATGACCTCCAGTTGGTGGATAAGACAAACCAAAAGTCGGCTTCACTTTCAGGAGGACAGAAGAGGAAACTAAG TGTTGGGATAGCATTAGTGGCTGGTTCTCAGTTTGTCATTTTGGATGAGCCAACATCTGGTATGGACCCATATGCCAGGAGAGCCACATGGGATTTACTAACCAAACACAAACAAGGAAGAACCATCTTGTTAACTACTCACTTCAT GGATGAAGCTGATCTATTGGGTGATCGTATTGCCATTATGGCTGAAGGACAGTTGAGATGTAGTGGATCTTCTCTGTTCTTGAAGAGCAA GTATGGAGTGGGTTATCACATGGTTGTTACAAAAGAGAGTTATTGTAATTCAGCTGCTGTTATTCAATGTGTAACATCTACTGTTCGTGGTGGAGAGATG GTAACTGATGTGGGAGCAGAATTATCGTTTGTTCTGCCAAGTGAAGCAGCACCATATTTTCCAGCATTGTTTGATACACTTGAAG CTCGAAAAAGGGAACTTGGAATATCAGGGTTTGGTATATCTGTTACTACAATGGAAGAAGTTTTCATCAAAGTTGGCGAAGGGTCCAACATGGAACACTCAAAATTTGGACCAGCGTCTACTTCAGAAGAGCCTCCAGTTTCTCAAAATGGCATGTCCGTTAACCACAAGAACAGCACATCATCTGAAAGTTATCCACTTGTCGACAGAAACCAAG AATTTGAACCAACAGCATTTGGACCAAGTGAAGGTGGTGTTCCTGTTTTTGATCAGAACTTTG ATCTTAACACTGGAATTATATTATGGATGCAACAGTTCTATGGCTTGTTGGTGAAACGATTTCTCCACTCAATCAGAAACTGGCGTGCCATTATTACACAGTTGGTTGTGCCTATTATATTTATTCTGTTGGGTCTAATACTTGTACACACGGTGCCTGGCACTGATTCACCAGATGAATCACGATCACTGAACATCCCAGACTCTGCTTTAGAAGATGATATTATAGCATTTTATGCTGAGTTAGGCAGTGGGGACCCAATATTCACG AATACTAGGGAATCAGAGTATCGGCGAGCAATTGGAGCTACTGAGCTGAGAGATATAACAGCAAATGTTGAAGGATTGGTCAATGAAACTAGAAATCGAGTGCTAGGTTTTATGGATGATTGTTGTAACTACACGTACCAGATATTGGACACTTTCTGTGCATCACAGAACTTT AATGAATTAGAAATAACCTGTAGAGGTAGGAACTTTGGCTATTCTAGATGTTCTAAATGCTTAAG GTGTCAAGAAACTACCTTACCATCAGAACATCTAGCAACATGTTCATATCCTCGTACTAGAGGCACTGTCCATTATGAAGACACACCATTCTGTCCCTACCCTCCAAGTATTCCTATCACTGAGTCACTCCCTATTGAAGCAGATGATTCTCAACCATTAGACTTCATGACTTACTATGTGGATGAACATCTGCTGCATCTTTCTGATGGTCGAGTTGACACCACTGAATTCTTCAGGCGATACATGGCTGGCTTTGTGATCAGCAAGCGTGAGAGTGCAGTCTCCCATTGTGCATCCAAACATGTTAGAGATATGAACAATGATGTTGTTGACACACGAGATCTGATGTGCTATATGCTTAGTGTTAATCCTGTTGTGCAGAATGAGTCATTCTTTTTTGATAGTGTTGCAAGGCAGAACATGATAGATAGTGACAATGAATGTCTGTCATACCAAGATGCCGTTCAGTGTGCTTCCTTTAGTCTAATTGACCAACCTCGATCTGTGTATCCCAACTGTAGTAATGCAATGCTTATTGGTACTAACTTTGTGCCGAGTGATGATACTTTTGATGCCTCTTTGGTTGAAGCAAGCTTTAGAGTGGATGGGGCTGTTCGACAAGCATCTGATACACATGAGGTTGACCAACAAGACTTAGTTGGTCGCCAATATGCCACCATAAGAAACACAGAGATTACAGGGGCAACAATTTATTACAACAACCAA CCATTCCACATGCCTGCTGCAGCTCTGAATGCTTTCCACACTATCTACTTGCGTCACTTACTACAAGATAGTGGAGCTACGGACACTGGCTATACCATCACTGTTAACAATCATCCGTTACCTCGGACTGATGATGGACTG GTGGATTCTGCTGAACAAAACTTCCTGGGTTTTGCCTTATCAATTTTGGTCATGTTTGGACTGGCGTTTCTAGCTGCAAGCTTCATACTCTATCCAGTGGCTGAGAACAGTTCTAAG GCTAAGCACATTCAATTTGTCAGTGGAGTACACATCACCAGTTTCTGGATGTCAGCATATCTCTGGGATCTCATAAATGCTTTTGTACCCATCATAGCTGCTGTGATACTGTTTGCAGCTTTTCCAATAGATTCGTACAGAGAAAACCTTGGAGCAGTTTTCTTGTTGTTT TTCTTCTTCTGCTGGTCCAGTATACCACTGGTTTATGTGTTATCATTCATCTTCACCGTTGCTCCTGTTGCTTTTGCCATCACCGTACTCATGTATTTCTTCTCAGCATTA ATTTCCTTGTTGGTTGTGTTTTTCTTGAATGAAGATGATTCTGAGATCGCTCACTATATTTTAATTACTTTGCCAAGTTACGC GTTTGCTGAAGCTATTGGACAAATCCACACTAACTTTGTTATCAAAGAAGCCTGTGAACTGTCTGGCGG TGTTTGTGAAGCAAGGGGCTTGCTGTATACTGATAACATCTTTGACCTGAAGTACCCAGGAATCGGTGCCAACTTTTTATCAATGGCATTGGGTGGAGCTGTGTTTTTTGTCATCACATTACTACTAGAACAACGTTTCTTTCTACACAAAATAGTGAGATTGTGTATAACACAATCAGCCACTAAAGCTGTCGTCTGTGCACACGAT GACAGTGATGTTGCTCAAGAGAAGAATAGGATGAATAGTGGAGCACTTAGCAATGATCTTATCCAGCTAAAGAATCTTAACAAG GTATATGGAGGCTACTTGAGTGGATGCCAATATCATGTAGGCACACATGCTGTAAAAGGACTCAATCTTGGAATTCCTAAAGGAGAATGTTTTGGATTACTGGGAGTGAATG GAGCTGGTAAGACCACAACATTCAACATGTTAACTGGAGACACCATACCATCCAGTGGTACAGCTCTTATTGCTGGTTATGACATAGTTAGTGACATCAGAAAG GTCCAACAACACATTGGATACTGTCCACAG TTTGATGCTCTGATAGATGATATGACAGGATATGAGTTGTTGTGGTTGTATGCTCGACTGAGGGGAATACCCGAGGGTAAAATCAGAGAAGCGGTGGATGCTGAAATAAAACGACTGGATCTTTTAAAATATGCCAAGAATCAGTGTGGAACATACAG TGGAGGAAATAAACGTAAATTAAGTACTGCTGTAGCTTTGGTTGGGAGTCCTCAGATTGTGCTATTG GATGAGCCTACAACTGGTATGGATCCAGCTACCAGACGTCATTTATGGGATGCTCTTATCACAGTCATTAAGGCTGGCAAGTCTATTGTACTCACTTCCCACAG TATGGAAGAGTGTGAGGCTTTGTGTACCAGACTAGCTATCATGGTCAATGGAGAATTCAAGTGTCTTGGTGGAATACAACATCTCAAAACAAA GTTTGGTAAGGGAGTTACCCTACAGGTTAAAATTGGGTCACCAGATGATTTTATTGGAGCAGTGACTGAATCTGTTTTGACACGAGGGGGCAGTGTACGCCAACAACTTGGACGACCACAATCACCAACAGTTGGTTATTCACCTAGTCAAGGTGATTCTGTAAGTGTTGTCACTAATGGCCTACCCATCCAATTGCAAAACTTCATGAATTTCATCGAGAATACTTTCGAACGTGCCACTTTGGTTGAACACCATCTG GGAAGTATTACTTACCAGTTAGAGGGACAGAACCTCTCATGGTCCCACATTTTCAGAGTGTTGGAGCAGAACAGACAAAATTTACTGATAGTTGATTACAATGTTAGCCAGACTACTCTGGAACAA GTTTTCATTAACTTTGCTAAAGATCAACTGTTTGATTAA